The Paenibacillus sp. FSL R7-0204 genome includes a region encoding these proteins:
- a CDS encoding HAD family hydrolase: MNQTSSKIIFIDIDGTLLMENGIVPESAIQACRQARENGHLLYLCTGRSKAEIYDYIWEIGFDGLIGAAGGYVESGGEMLYHKKVTPEDAKHLIDYFNANGVDFILESNTALHGSRHLQPHLERRIYGDLQNDPEAQERKRQSPHPYIATLTYGDEELYLDDVNKVCFLESSLPFEQIQEEFQDRFTAIQCSIPIFGENSGELMMPGVHKAAAIADVLHHLNIPLENSMAIGDGLNDLEMLEYVQVGVAMGNAREPLQAIADDITDSIENDGLYNCFLKYGLI; the protein is encoded by the coding sequence ATGAATCAGACCAGCAGCAAGATTATTTTCATCGATATTGACGGAACGCTTCTCATGGAGAATGGAATTGTCCCGGAATCGGCAATACAGGCGTGCAGGCAGGCAAGGGAGAACGGGCATTTGCTGTACCTGTGCACCGGGCGCTCTAAGGCTGAAATCTATGATTACATCTGGGAGATCGGGTTCGACGGGCTGATTGGAGCGGCAGGGGGATATGTGGAGAGCGGTGGTGAAATGCTTTATCATAAAAAAGTGACCCCGGAGGATGCCAAACACTTGATCGATTATTTTAACGCGAACGGGGTAGATTTCATTCTGGAATCCAATACAGCGCTTCACGGCAGCCGCCATTTACAGCCTCACCTGGAACGCAGAATCTATGGTGACTTGCAGAATGACCCGGAGGCACAGGAGAGAAAACGGCAGTCGCCCCATCCCTATATCGCAACACTCACTTATGGGGACGAGGAGTTATATCTGGATGATGTCAACAAGGTATGCTTCTTGGAGAGCAGCCTGCCCTTTGAACAGATTCAGGAGGAATTCCAGGACCGGTTCACGGCGATTCAGTGCTCCATCCCGATCTTCGGGGAGAACAGCGGGGAACTGATGATGCCTGGCGTTCATAAGGCTGCGGCTATTGCTGATGTCCTGCATCATTTGAATATCCCGCTGGAGAACAGTATGGCGATTGGTGACGGGCTTAACGATCTGGAGATGCTGGAATATGTCCAGGTAGGGGTTGCCATGGGCAATGCCCGCGAGCCGCTCCAAGCCATTGCTGATGATATTACCGATTCGATTGAGAACGATGGACTGTATAATTGCTTCCTGAAGTACGGACTGATCTGA
- a CDS encoding amidohydrolase family protein yields MILKQPQFQAYTGIHIAGIQGKRFDIEITNGRFTAVAEAGPQPEQAQGSGQQLWISPGILDLHTHLAWTDFDHDDQLRRDPREIEVMQAEAFAATLRTGVTTARDAGGILPATIRHLVKYYQQPLRVETSSEMLGAADAKGIKHLENRLTEIYATGAGWVKIMATGGLGAETEKVTEPNFSGEEFAFIVRHAHASGKKVLVHTWGGVTIDWSIQAGVESIEHGMFMTWDQAGRLAESGVAYVPTTSIYRIAADPKGVLALSPLICERAARAADAHAIALGYAREAGVRLGFGTDYATPALHGYNLQEFDTLLDYGLSRAEVWRSATEDAAAILGKGHELGRIAEGYIADAVIYAADPYQAKNADQLRTSIVTVITGAQEEDLL; encoded by the coding sequence ATGATCCTTAAGCAGCCGCAATTTCAGGCATATACTGGAATCCATATTGCAGGTATCCAGGGGAAACGCTTCGATATCGAGATTACGAACGGGCGGTTCACCGCCGTGGCAGAAGCGGGTCCACAGCCGGAACAGGCGCAAGGCTCAGGGCAGCAGCTATGGATCAGTCCGGGCATTTTGGATCTGCACACTCATCTGGCCTGGACCGACTTCGACCATGACGACCAGCTCCGCCGGGACCCCCGCGAGATTGAGGTGATGCAGGCGGAGGCCTTCGCCGCTACCTTGCGGACGGGGGTAACTACAGCCCGCGACGCCGGCGGTATTCTGCCTGCGACAATCCGGCATCTTGTGAAGTATTACCAGCAGCCGCTGCGGGTAGAGACCAGCAGTGAAATGCTGGGAGCTGCCGATGCCAAGGGGATCAAGCATCTGGAGAACCGCCTGACGGAGATCTACGCAACCGGGGCAGGCTGGGTCAAAATCATGGCAACCGGCGGTCTTGGCGCCGAGACCGAGAAGGTTACGGAGCCGAACTTCTCCGGGGAGGAATTCGCCTTCATCGTCCGTCATGCCCATGCGAGCGGCAAGAAGGTATTGGTGCATACCTGGGGCGGCGTGACGATTGACTGGTCGATCCAAGCCGGTGTGGAATCTATTGAGCACGGGATGTTCATGACCTGGGATCAGGCCGGAAGACTGGCCGAATCCGGTGTGGCTTACGTGCCGACCACTTCAATCTACCGGATCGCCGCTGATCCGAAGGGAGTGCTGGCGCTAAGTCCGCTCATCTGTGAACGGGCAGCCCGGGCTGCCGATGCTCACGCCATCGCACTCGGATATGCCAGAGAGGCAGGGGTGCGGCTGGGCTTCGGCACCGATTACGCCACGCCTGCGCTGCATGGCTACAACCTGCAGGAATTCGACACCCTGCTGGACTATGGCCTGAGCCGGGCGGAGGTCTGGCGGTCAGCTACAGAAGACGCAGCGGCGATACTTGGAAAGGGCCATGAGCTGGGCCGGATTGCGGAAGGCTATATTGCCGATGCCGTCATCTACGCCGCCGATCCCTATCAGGCCAAGAATGCAGATCAACTGCGCACAAGCATTGTTACGGTCATTACCGGCGCGCAGGAAGAGGATTTGCTGTAA
- a CDS encoding pyridoxal-phosphate-dependent aminotransferase family protein, with the protein MNRQTTGFVPLTLSELDTLTQQLSRLLGTQHPPVIIPGEAILGIEAVAAGIAAPGRTILNVVTGPYGSLFGEWLTRGGATVKEVKVPFDQVVTVEEVAAAIELHQPVAISLVQAEVVTGGSNPAEEIFKLARKHQLITVTDSVSAVGGEALSVDEWAVDFAVMGAQKALAGPNGISAVSISPRGWAFLESNERAPRNSILSLLDLQPSPDGAAPLRVPPNIPALEARALIEALEAVAEEGLSQVIQRHELAAASAVAGISELGLAPWQKDSRHYSTLTTTIRIDEQPLLLIKQPIGIVAPGDGELFGQLLRMNHFGTNASRESVEAGVQTLARLLKLEAEPAVQAVRQVWGEAE; encoded by the coding sequence ATGAACCGTCAAACTACAGGATTCGTACCATTGACGTTATCTGAGCTGGACACACTAACACAGCAGCTGTCCCGGTTATTAGGGACACAGCATCCTCCGGTAATCATTCCGGGGGAGGCGATTCTAGGCATTGAGGCGGTAGCAGCAGGGATAGCAGCGCCGGGACGTACCATTCTGAACGTAGTAACCGGACCTTACGGAAGCTTGTTCGGAGAGTGGCTTACGCGCGGCGGGGCCACCGTTAAGGAAGTGAAGGTTCCCTTCGACCAGGTGGTTACGGTAGAGGAGGTGGCCGCAGCGATTGAGCTGCATCAGCCAGTTGCGATTTCTCTAGTGCAGGCTGAGGTGGTTACAGGCGGCTCTAACCCTGCCGAGGAGATCTTCAAGTTAGCCCGCAAGCATCAACTGATTACGGTAACGGATTCCGTGTCGGCTGTCGGGGGAGAGGCGCTGTCTGTGGATGAGTGGGCGGTGGATTTCGCTGTAATGGGTGCGCAAAAAGCGCTCGCCGGTCCTAACGGAATCAGCGCGGTCAGTATTTCTCCCCGCGGCTGGGCCTTCCTGGAGTCTAACGAACGGGCTCCGCGTAATTCCATTCTGTCCTTGCTGGATCTGCAGCCGTCCCCGGATGGAGCCGCACCGCTCCGCGTCCCGCCGAATATCCCGGCTCTAGAAGCCAGAGCCCTGATCGAAGCCCTGGAGGCCGTTGCCGAAGAGGGACTGTCACAGGTAATCCAGCGGCATGAACTCGCGGCGGCTTCTGCTGTCGCCGGAATCTCGGAGCTTGGGCTTGCGCCTTGGCAGAAGGACAGCAGACATTATTCTACGCTGACTACGACTATTCGGATTGACGAGCAGCCGCTTCTGCTGATCAAGCAGCCTATCGGTATCGTAGCTCCCGGGGACGGCGAGTTATTCGGTCAATTGCTGCGGATGAACCATTTCGGAACGAACGCCAGCCGCGAGAGTGTGGAAGCGGGGGTACAGACGCTGGCCAGACTGCTGAAGCTGGAGGCTGAACCGGCAGTGCAGGCCGTCCGCCAGGTCTGGGGGGAAGCGGAATGA
- a CDS encoding ABC transporter ATP-binding protein: MEVALQVQDVTVRYGGFTALDQIRLELARHTTLGLVGESGSGKSTLARVIAGLITPDEGQLLLGAEPLGRKRSKAQHKQIQMIFQNPDSSLNPRHTVRQILAEALLFHRIVERSQVERRSKELLSRVQLDAKSLDRYPHEFSGGQRQRIAIARALSVEPSLLIADEPTSALDVSVQRSVLELFHTLQAELNLTMLFISHDLGVIHAVSDTVAVMRQGQLVEVNSKDEFFVRPQHEYSRELLSAVPKMPHY; encoded by the coding sequence ATGGAAGTAGCACTACAGGTACAGGATGTAACCGTCCGTTATGGCGGGTTCACCGCCCTCGATCAGATCCGGCTGGAGCTTGCGCGGCATACCACACTGGGGCTTGTCGGTGAGTCCGGCTCCGGGAAGTCTACGCTGGCCCGGGTCATTGCCGGACTGATCACTCCGGATGAAGGACAGCTTCTACTGGGGGCGGAGCCGTTAGGCAGGAAGCGGAGCAAGGCGCAGCATAAGCAGATTCAGATGATTTTTCAGAACCCGGATTCTTCGCTGAATCCCAGGCATACTGTCCGGCAGATTCTGGCTGAAGCCTTGCTGTTCCACCGGATTGTAGAGCGTTCGCAGGTTGAGCGCAGAAGTAAGGAGCTGCTTAGCCGGGTGCAGCTGGATGCCAAATCTCTGGACAGATATCCGCATGAATTCTCCGGCGGCCAGCGCCAGCGGATTGCCATTGCCCGCGCGCTTAGCGTGGAGCCTAGCCTGCTGATCGCCGATGAGCCCACCAGCGCACTGGATGTCTCGGTGCAGCGCAGCGTGCTGGAGCTATTCCATACGCTTCAAGCCGAGCTTAATCTTACGATGCTGTTCATCTCCCATGATCTGGGAGTTATTCATGCCGTCAGCGATACCGTCGCTGTTATGCGTCAGGGGCAGCTGGTCGAGGTGAATTCGAAGGATGAATTCTTCGTCCGGCCCCAGCATGAATACAGCCGTGAGCTATTGTCTGCGGTACCAAAAATGCCGCATTATTGA
- a CDS encoding ABC transporter ATP-binding protein, whose protein sequence is MTIQPVLELEELTLAASSTEILVNSVSFSLERGESLGLVGESGSGKSLTLRAILGLLPRGVEQTGGVVRSKVSSAMVFQDPRGALDPLCPVVKQLTEVVYYRQRTSLKAARCIALELLERLGLPASLKTKDRYPGQLSGGQCQRVVIALALACKPGILLCDEPTTALDVTVQRQIIDTITSLQQELGFAMVFVTHNLAIAANLCSRLVVMKQGRIVEQGETHSLLRHPAEAYTQMLMDSVLPLPELEGGGVSWK, encoded by the coding sequence ATGACAATACAACCTGTACTTGAACTCGAAGAACTGACACTCGCAGCCTCTTCCACAGAAATCCTGGTCAACAGCGTCAGCTTCTCCCTTGAACGCGGCGAAAGCCTCGGACTAGTGGGAGAATCCGGCTCCGGCAAATCGCTCACACTGCGGGCCATTCTCGGCCTGCTTCCGCGTGGTGTGGAGCAGACCGGGGGAGTGGTCCGCAGCAAGGTAAGCAGTGCCATGGTGTTCCAGGACCCCAGAGGAGCACTGGACCCGCTCTGTCCGGTAGTGAAGCAGCTGACCGAGGTTGTCTATTACAGACAGCGAACCAGTCTAAAGGCTGCGCGGTGCATCGCCCTGGAGCTGCTTGAGCGGCTGGGTCTTCCTGCGTCGCTGAAGACAAAAGACCGCTACCCGGGGCAGCTCTCCGGCGGCCAGTGCCAGCGTGTGGTTATTGCTCTGGCGCTGGCCTGTAAGCCGGGCATTCTGCTCTGCGATGAGCCGACTACCGCGCTGGATGTGACGGTTCAGCGCCAGATTATAGATACGATTACAAGTCTGCAGCAAGAGCTGGGCTTCGCTATGGTCTTTGTGACCCACAACCTGGCAATTGCCGCCAATCTCTGCTCCAGGCTGGTTGTAATGAAGCAGGGCCGGATCGTTGAGCAAGGCGAGACGCATAGTCTGCTGCGGCATCCGGCTGAGGCTTATACACAGATGTTAATGGATTCGGTACTCCCTCTGCCGGAGCTGGAAGGAGGCGGGGTCTCATGGAAGTAG
- a CDS encoding ABC transporter permease, protein MNTTQIDSTLPEIRKPASGLRRVLNTPSLLIGIIMFAILVLLAIFIPYLSPYNPTEQNLSAFLQPPSAAHWLGTDQLGRDLFTRLIYAARTDLTIMVLAEIIPFCTGVMLGMISGYYGKWTDRIISLITDTFIAFPFYLIVIIVAFASGAGERGIYITFILVGWIVFARVVRGLSASFRKQEWIASAQTLGLPGHRILLRHLLPNVLPQAVVVLMTDMIGLLVAIVTLGYLGIGIAPPTPDWGTMIADGQPFITTAWWLSAVPGFAVVYTGIALSLLGDGLADIWRRKG, encoded by the coding sequence ATGAATACTACACAGATAGACTCAACCTTACCGGAAATCAGGAAGCCCGCAAGCGGACTCCGAAGAGTACTTAACACCCCGTCACTGCTGATCGGGATCATTATGTTCGCTATACTTGTACTGCTCGCCATATTCATCCCTTACTTAAGTCCCTACAATCCGACGGAGCAGAATCTGAGCGCCTTCCTGCAGCCGCCTTCCGCAGCCCACTGGCTCGGTACCGACCAGCTTGGCCGTGATTTGTTCACCAGACTGATCTATGCCGCCCGGACGGATCTGACGATCATGGTGCTGGCTGAGATTATTCCGTTCTGCACGGGCGTCATGCTGGGTATGATCTCGGGGTACTATGGCAAATGGACCGATAGAATTATATCGCTGATCACGGACACTTTTATTGCCTTCCCGTTCTATCTGATCGTTATTATCGTGGCCTTCGCCAGCGGGGCAGGGGAGCGCGGAATCTATATTACCTTCATTCTCGTAGGCTGGATTGTATTCGCCCGTGTGGTCAGAGGACTCAGCGCATCCTTCCGCAAGCAGGAATGGATTGCCTCGGCGCAGACGCTTGGTCTGCCCGGACACCGCATCCTTCTGCGCCATCTTCTGCCGAATGTATTGCCGCAAGCCGTTGTCGTGCTGATGACGGATATGATCGGACTCCTGGTAGCCATTGTTACGCTGGGTTATCTGGGCATCGGGATTGCCCCGCCTACGCCGGATTGGGGAACGATGATCGCAGACGGACAGCCCTTCATTACCACAGCCTGGTGGCTGTCGGCGGTTCCCGGCTTCGCAGTCGTGTATACGGGAATTGCGCTGTCTCTCCTGGGAGACGGACTGGCCGATATCTGGAGGAGAAAAGGATGA
- a CDS encoding ABC transporter permease encodes MMKSKLTLSGAAGNNGSYKWLALALVRALLVILCVMTAVFFLIRIVPGDPAKMILGEYSTPEALKNMHHTLGLDLSLWDQFTRFVKLLFTQGDTGNSIIAGTSTRELIAERAPVTLLLIVIASVLAIIVALLLATVAATHKDKLLDHLIRIIPAITLGMPVFWVGILFILFFSVRLGWFPVGGIGEGWSGTLHSLVLPAVTIAFSQIPTLVRSLRAQMLEVLESEFVVTLRAAGIPSRVILFKHVLRNSALPTLMLLGVNVSYLIGGTLVVEQVFGIKGIGSLLFTSISNRDFPVIQGIALYCALAVVIISLLIEIISGWLDPRTKGKS; translated from the coding sequence ATGATGAAATCCAAGCTGACCCTAAGCGGTGCAGCTGGAAACAACGGTTCTTACAAGTGGCTGGCCTTAGCCCTTGTAAGAGCCTTACTTGTTATCCTCTGCGTAATGACGGCGGTCTTTTTCCTGATTCGAATAGTACCCGGAGACCCTGCCAAAATGATTCTGGGTGAATACAGCACACCTGAAGCACTTAAGAATATGCACCACACACTGGGACTGGATCTCTCCTTATGGGATCAGTTCACCCGGTTCGTGAAGCTGCTGTTCACTCAGGGAGATACCGGAAACTCTATTATTGCCGGCACCTCGACCAGAGAACTGATTGCTGAGCGTGCTCCGGTCACACTACTGCTGATTGTCATTGCTTCGGTGCTTGCGATAATTGTAGCCCTTCTGCTGGCAACGGTTGCTGCCACCCACAAGGACAAGCTGCTCGACCATCTCATCCGCATTATTCCAGCAATCACCCTGGGGATGCCGGTCTTCTGGGTTGGCATTCTGTTCATTCTGTTCTTTAGCGTGCGGCTGGGCTGGTTCCCCGTAGGGGGAATCGGCGAAGGCTGGTCGGGTACGCTCCATAGTCTGGTGCTTCCTGCGGTCACGATTGCTTTTTCACAGATTCCTACGCTGGTCCGCTCGTTGCGTGCGCAAATGCTGGAGGTGCTCGAATCTGAATTCGTTGTCACTCTCAGGGCAGCAGGAATCCCGTCCAGGGTGATCCTGTTCAAGCATGTGCTGCGCAATTCGGCATTGCCGACCCTGATGCTGCTTGGAGTGAATGTGTCCTACCTGATCGGGGGAACGCTCGTTGTGGAGCAGGTTTTTGGTATCAAGGGCATCGGCAGCCTGCTGTTCACATCCATCTCAAACAGGGATTTTCCGGTGATTCAGGGGATTGCGCTCTATTGTGCGCTGGCTGTTGTGATCATCAGTCTGCTGATCGAAATCATCTCCGGGTGGCTTGATCCCAGAACGAAGGGGAAATCATGA
- a CDS encoding ABC transporter substrate-binding protein, with protein sequence MINLKASMRKTAGLGTLAVLFVSLLAGCSGSANPADSNNVAPSSTAPAATESASTAKPAAGGTFVYGRPASVTSFDLHNQITSNNAFAIDKVFESLVAFDSKGEITDQLAASHTISEDGLTYTFVLRDGLKFSNGTPVTAEDAVFSLQRHLKVGGPLAISAKVDTVKAQDEKTLVITLKEPYTPFISELSNFSNGIIPNNFGGVTEEEFFKKPVGTGPFVIETWDPAGDVTFTKNTNYWKEGQPYIDKLVYKLIQDDSQAINQLKAGAVNAVEALSLQNAGEIKDGADTTVVTNGSWVTEQLFFNTLDKHFSDVHVRRALALALDRDGLTKALTFGYAQTATSLLPTTIPYNANDKIKALSFDPAAAKAELAKSAFPDGFSTKLLVASGNSTRAQEAQIIQAAGQAIGIKIEIESVELATFRERFFAYDFAAMLNSGQADSPEANSILAFQTDPEGFSKSYWTHYTNDKATKLLYEGQKTADGEGRATIYTELLQTLADEVPYIPLYYPDILIGARSSVDGLVVLPNGSIRLEDVRLAK encoded by the coding sequence GTGATTAATTTAAAAGCTTCTATGAGAAAAACAGCAGGGCTGGGCACACTTGCGGTACTATTCGTATCGTTGCTTGCCGGCTGCTCCGGGTCTGCCAATCCTGCGGATTCCAATAATGTGGCTCCGTCCAGTACGGCTCCAGCGGCAACGGAAAGTGCAAGCACAGCAAAGCCTGCTGCCGGAGGCACCTTCGTGTATGGCCGCCCGGCTTCTGTAACCTCGTTTGATCTGCATAACCAAATTACATCGAATAACGCATTCGCGATTGATAAAGTGTTTGAGTCACTGGTTGCTTTTGACAGCAAGGGTGAAATTACGGATCAGCTCGCCGCCTCGCATACGATCAGCGAAGACGGCTTGACCTATACCTTCGTACTGCGTGACGGCCTGAAGTTCTCGAACGGTACGCCGGTAACCGCAGAGGATGCGGTATTCTCCCTCCAGCGGCATCTGAAGGTTGGCGGTCCGCTGGCCATCTCGGCCAAGGTAGACACGGTGAAGGCACAGGATGAGAAGACACTTGTAATCACGCTAAAAGAACCCTACACTCCGTTCATCTCCGAGCTGTCGAACTTCTCGAACGGGATCATCCCGAATAATTTCGGCGGAGTGACCGAAGAGGAATTCTTCAAGAAGCCGGTAGGGACCGGGCCATTCGTGATCGAGACATGGGACCCGGCAGGTGATGTGACCTTTACCAAGAACACCAACTACTGGAAGGAAGGGCAGCCTTATATCGACAAGCTTGTATATAAGCTGATCCAGGATGACAGCCAGGCCATCAACCAGCTTAAGGCGGGGGCTGTGAATGCAGTTGAAGCCCTGTCGTTACAGAATGCGGGTGAAATCAAGGACGGTGCAGACACCACAGTAGTAACGAACGGCAGCTGGGTGACAGAGCAGCTCTTCTTCAACACACTGGATAAGCACTTCTCCGATGTGCATGTCCGCCGGGCACTGGCACTGGCGCTTGACCGTGACGGGCTGACCAAGGCCCTGACCTTCGGCTATGCACAGACGGCGACTTCCCTGTTGCCGACAACGATTCCTTACAATGCCAATGATAAGATCAAGGCCCTGAGCTTCGATCCGGCGGCTGCCAAGGCAGAGCTGGCCAAATCGGCCTTCCCTGACGGATTCTCCACCAAGCTGCTGGTGGCTTCCGGTAACAGCACCCGGGCTCAGGAAGCCCAGATTATCCAGGCTGCCGGCCAGGCAATCGGGATCAAAATTGAGATTGAATCGGTAGAGCTGGCCACCTTCCGCGAACGCTTCTTCGCTTATGATTTCGCGGCGATGCTGAATAGCGGTCAGGCGGATTCCCCGGAAGCGAACTCCATTCTGGCGTTCCAGACCGACCCGGAAGGCTTCAGCAAATCGTACTGGACACATTACACGAATGATAAGGCAACCAAGCTGCTGTATGAAGGGCAGAAGACAGCTGACGGTGAAGGACGGGCTACCATCTACACCGAGCTTTTACAGACGCTTGCAGATGAAGTTCCGTACATTCCGCTGTACTATCCGGATATCCTGATCGGCGCCCGTTCTTCTGTTGACGGACTTGTGGTTCTGCCTAACGGCAGCATCCGTCTGGAAGATGTCCGGCTAGCTAAATGA
- a CDS encoding NAD(P)/FAD-dependent oxidoreductase produces the protein MKKVIVIGAGILGASAAYQLAVMGAEVLIIDRQDPGQATDAAAGIICPWLSQRRNQAWYRLAKAGARFYPELISQLKEGGEAHTGYARVGALSIHKDESKLDKIEERARMRLADAPEIGVITRLSAQQTRERFPLLAEGYASVHISGAARVDGRALRDALLHSAQQQGAVMVTGDAALAIEPGRVTGVHAGGHFYPADEVIICAGAWANPLLSPLGINFKVSYQKGQIMHLQVSDQQDTEVWPVVIPPSDQYLLAFARQQIVIGATHENDVEGYNTRVTAGGMQEILTKGLEVAPGLADGIYSEVRVGFRPFTPGFLPVIGTVPGWSGILAANGLGASGLTMGPYIGYQLAKLALGREPDLELDDYSLQRAITGG, from the coding sequence ATGAAGAAAGTCATCGTGATTGGAGCAGGTATTCTCGGTGCCTCGGCAGCCTATCAGCTGGCAGTGATGGGCGCAGAGGTACTGATTATAGACCGTCAAGACCCTGGACAAGCTACGGATGCAGCCGCAGGCATTATCTGTCCCTGGCTGTCGCAGCGGCGCAATCAGGCCTGGTACCGTCTAGCCAAGGCGGGGGCGCGCTTCTATCCCGAGTTGATTAGTCAGCTTAAGGAAGGCGGCGAAGCGCATACCGGTTATGCCAGGGTTGGAGCGCTTAGTATACATAAGGATGAGAGCAAGCTTGACAAAATAGAAGAGCGGGCACGGATGCGGCTGGCAGATGCCCCGGAGATCGGAGTCATCACGCGGCTTAGCGCACAGCAGACCCGCGAACGGTTCCCGCTGCTGGCGGAAGGATATGCCTCGGTTCATATCAGCGGAGCTGCCAGAGTGGATGGCCGCGCCTTGCGGGACGCTCTGCTTCATTCTGCACAGCAGCAGGGCGCAGTCATGGTTACCGGTGACGCTGCGCTTGCTATTGAACCGGGCCGGGTCACCGGAGTCCACGCAGGGGGACACTTTTATCCGGCGGATGAAGTTATTATCTGTGCAGGCGCATGGGCGAACCCGCTGCTTAGCCCGCTGGGCATTAACTTCAAGGTGAGCTACCAGAAGGGGCAGATCATGCACTTGCAGGTATCTGACCAACAAGATACGGAAGTCTGGCCGGTGGTGATCCCGCCAAGCGATCAGTATCTGCTCGCTTTTGCCCGGCAGCAGATTGTTATCGGAGCTACTCATGAGAATGACGTAGAAGGATATAATACCAGAGTGACCGCCGGCGGGATGCAGGAGATTCTGACTAAGGGGCTGGAAGTAGCACCCGGATTGGCGGACGGTATTTATAGTGAAGTGAGGGTCGGCTTCCGTCCGTTCACTCCGGGGTTTCTGCCGGTCATAGGGACTGTCCCCGGGTGGAGCGGAATCCTTGCCGCCAATGGCCTGGGCGCTTCAGGACTTACGATGGGGCCGTATATCGGCTATCAGCTGGCGAAGCTGGCACTCGGCAGAGAGCCTGATCTGGAGCTGGACGATTATAGCCTTCAGAGAGCCATAACGGGCGGATGA
- a CDS encoding alpha/beta fold hydrolase has protein sequence MPYIQVHDLEMFYEQMGTGEPVIFLHSHYSRSMLAFSSQVLDFQNHYSCYFPDLRGHGRTRCRDLDWSTPRIAEDVAGFMERMNIERAHLIGYSMGAGVGLYLAVNHPGRIATLTTIGTSGFCEPAGAGEYEPEQLLANQQQAFIDQMMERHQEAHQGNWQYYLQQTVQDWIRYPDLTEEELSSISCPALLITGEHDPFAGEDRTAKLASLLTDARTLIVQGAGHRPHMLREQPILVNDTILEFLAHNRIH, from the coding sequence ATGCCATACATACAGGTACACGATCTTGAAATGTTCTATGAACAGATGGGCACCGGGGAACCGGTAATCTTCCTGCACAGTCATTATTCCCGCAGCATGCTGGCCTTCAGCAGCCAGGTTCTGGACTTCCAGAACCATTATAGTTGTTACTTCCCTGATCTTAGAGGGCATGGCAGGACCCGCTGCCGGGATCTGGATTGGTCTACTCCACGAATAGCTGAGGATGTCGCCGGATTCATGGAAAGGATGAACATTGAACGGGCACATCTTATTGGATACAGTATGGGCGCGGGCGTAGGGCTGTACCTGGCGGTGAATCATCCGGGACGGATTGCTACGCTTACTACGATTGGAACCAGCGGATTCTGTGAACCGGCTGGAGCCGGGGAATACGAGCCTGAACAGTTGCTGGCGAATCAGCAGCAAGCCTTCATAGATCAGATGATGGAGAGGCATCAGGAGGCTCATCAGGGGAATTGGCAATACTATCTGCAGCAAACGGTGCAGGACTGGATCAGATACCCGGATCTCACGGAGGAAGAATTGAGCAGTATTAGTTGCCCGGCACTGCTCATTACAGGTGAGCATGACCCGTTCGCGGGAGAGGATAGAACGGCGAAGCTCGCTTCCCTCCTTACGGATGCAAGGACACTAATCGTTCAGGGAGCGGGTCACCGCCCGCATATGCTAAGGGAACAGCCCATCCTGGTGAACGATACGATTCTTGAATTCCTTGCACACAACCGTATCCACTAG